The Rhodamnia argentea isolate NSW1041297 chromosome 10, ASM2092103v1, whole genome shotgun sequence sequence AAGATAATGGTCAAAGGAGCGATCTTAAAGCATCGGAGCCTGATTTTCTCCTACAGTGGGGAAACAGGAAGCGACTCAGATGCGTTAGAGGCAAAGAGTCTGGAGTCTCCCACAAATTCAGCGGCGGTATTCGCCGGAAAATTACGTCCCGGGTCGATCGCTGTTTCATCGCCGCTGTTGATACGGAAAATTCGCATCTTCAAGCTCATCGCTTCACCAGGTAAAAAGAAATTGGGTTTTTTCCTTAGGCACTCGTTTGTCGCTGCGGGGCTGATGGATTAGTACGGATTTTTCTGTTTTGAGAGATTGGGTTAGCTCGTGGAGAAGAACTTGAGATAGGGTTTCAACACGAGTGGTTCAACTTTCACTTTGCTTACTAGGAAATGCAAGATATCTCTGAATTTGATGCAGTCAATTGATTGTAtaaattttacttcttttttttcctactgGCAGAAGAGGTGGGGATTGTCTGCCGagaaaatgaaattggctaAATCAAGAAAGTATGAGCACTACAGTTCTCATAGCTGTTCTGTTGGTTTACAGGAATTCTGATGGGACCACTAACCGGTCTACCTTGAATGAAAACCCGAAGTTGGCGTCTCCAGAGAAAGAGGACCGGTACTATTCGACGAGAGGATCGGCTGGTGTGGATGATAATGGGAAGGTTCCGGTGGATGTGAATGGTAACATAGTAGAGAGGGAGCTGGTTTGGCCTAAGCTGTATATTGCGCTTTCGagcaaagagaaagaagaagactttCTTGCCATGAAAGGGTGTAAGCCCCCCCAGAGGCCTAAAAAGAGGGCCAAGATCATCCAAAGAACATTACTTGTAAGAATCTCGCAAGAAGCTCTTATTGTTCCTGGACTTGATATAATAAGCCTTATTCAGAAGTTTTCTGTGCTAATTTTATTCTGTGTTTTGTGGGGTTTTGGCAGTTGGTCAGTCCGGGGGCGTGGTTAACTGAGATGTCGCAAGAAAGATATGAagtgagggagaagaagaattTAAAGAAGGTAAACCAAGAATAAAGCAGCTGATTCAGTAGCACGGGCTGCAATAAGGGCGAtggaataattttttggatGTATTACCACATCCCGAAGGGTTCGACTCATTGATCAATCCATAGATACCAATAATATAGTTTGTTATACTGTTTAGATGCTTAATTCACCCCTTTCCTTCTATTCCCTCACTGACTGGTACGTGTGCTTTTGATGCAGAGACCAAGGGGCTTGAAGGCCATGGGCAATGTGGAAAGTGACTCGGAGTGAAAAcagaaaattttttaatgatgacGGATTGTTTTGAGGATTTGTAGTGGAGGGAAGTGGAAGAGTTCTTGATTATATGTTGTGCTTGTAAAGTAAGTTATCTTCCATCTTAAGACGACGGGAGTGGTTGATCTTCGTCGTCGACCTGTAATGTTGACTCATTGTTCTTTGTTATTGGGATGATTCCAccatgggggaaaaaaaaggtgatGCGTAGAGCTCATGCTTTTGCTCCGGTGGTTGTTGAAATGCATCTAAAGTTTTAGTTTGTTCATCTGCTCGACATGTCAATGAATTGCATTGTATTTTGCATCCTGAATGAATGGACGTGGAAGTCCAAGTTGTTGTACTGGTGCAAGCCGTGGCCTGACTTTTGAATTTGTATAGAGATTGGATGCTGAATTGCATCTCACTTTGTTGCAAATTTCTTTGCTTTACCAGAAAAGTAGTTCCATTTGGTCCTAGACTGCGTCGTTTGTCAATGCTAAGCTAAGGTCTCGATGTATTGGCAGAAGTTTGGCAATCCACGTTTGAATCTGCTGCCTTTCTTCGGCTGAGTTGGAAACTTGTTTCGTAGATATCTATCAAATTGTCTAGTGAACTTAATAGATGTACTAAAGTGAATTCGAGTCAGTCAAATCTGGTGGGAGCTTCatgggattcatcatttaatgATTCAAACTTTAGTTTACTGCATGTATTATCATCATGTAGCAATTTCTCCATATATTGAGATGTGGAGATCTGGGAGGTCGTCCATCCGGCTGACTACGAGGTTCTTATAGCATTTTATGGAGGATTCTTGATTAAGTAGCGTGGAGGGACTTGAAGaagcttttgcaattttctgtGTGTTGGAAGTTGCTCTTGTTCTTGTACGAGATGCCTCTGGGTTCATTTACTTGATGACTGGAATTATTCTCCATGGTTCCTCGTAGAGGAAGTGGTTCTTGAAATTGGTGGAAGGCGACATGGTAAAGAGGAAGAGGGATGAAGATCACTAGGAAGCAGAACCACTGCGCATCCAGTGACCAAGAAACAccgagaaggaaaggaagaaaactaAGTACTTCAAATCTGGAGACGCCAGAGATCATCCTGCGGCAGGGACTTATTCATATGATTCCCAATTACCTATGTCGCGTATGTCAAAGAATGTAAACAAACAGCAAAACTCGAGTGAAAATTTGTATTAGGCAGGCGACTAGAGGATCAGCAACTTCATCTTTTCGATCAGAAGCCAGACAGATTTAGAATGCTTAAAGGTAGTTGAAAATTTGGAAACCTAGAGGTAGTCCGGTCACGAAATACAATGGAGAAAGAAGCCGACGGTTCTTTCACACATCATGAGGGCGTCTTGGCCAGATAGGTTTTAGCATGTTACGACACAGGAAGATTTAATAGATACTATCCACCCAACATGACATGACGTAATCTAACAAAAAACTCCAAGAGACTCCAACCAAAACGCTCTTCGAGGTTCCTCATTGAACTAGACAACGAAAGAGTGGAACTgacctcagagagagagagagagagagagcgctccaAGATGCACTATGTACAACTTTGCAAAAGTTACATCATTCTTCACTAGTAACACAAACAAATTTAAGTCGTCTGGTAGCTATTCTGCGCTACAACAATTACTACAAGATTACAAAACTTTCGGACAGATTTCAAAGAGGGAAAAGGTACATACTCAGCCATTGTAAAGCAGGAAGAAACTTGCTGTGGACACGAATATGCTATGTTTGTAGACAGCAGGAGTCATCCAGAGTAGGCTCAATATTAGACCAGATTTGGTCGATCTGATGCAAGCTTCTCTTGCCATAATCGTCGGATGGATGGGAAGTTACGGTAATAATGATGAACATATGGATCAAGGACCAGACACACCAGGGAAAAGTTCTGATATTTTATTGAATACTTCCATCACCTGTAAAACACCATTCACGTAGTGGCCATTTTTCTTGAGTACCGCCAACAGTGATAACGGAATAATGAACATAGAAACGAGAGATTCAAAACAAAGATCAATGAAATGAAGAAATAATTGTTCCTGCCcatgatatttttttctaagttcACCAATCACCATTCCAACAGTCAAAACTCGATCCCATATATATACTGTCCAGCAACTCTCTAAAATAGATTAATTTAGCATAACTTGCCCAGGAGGTTAAATGGCATTACCTCCTTGTCGTTTTGATATTTGGCAATGCTTAGTGGGTTTTGGGAACACTGCAAAAGAGGACACCATATTACATTAAACCAATGACCAATGCACGATTTAATCGGTGATTTTAAGCTTAGCGAAATTATAACCGGTACATACATCCATGATTGCCTGCTGCACTCTGGGGTTTTGAAAAGCCATTGCAACTTCAGGATTGGCCATTATCTTCGAAATGACTTCTTCAGGTGTAAGGCCAATTTGATCTGCAAATCAACGAAATTAATCCAACTGAAGAATTAATTGACATCTCAAGACAACTACAATTTCTGTAATTCATAATAGCCACGGAGTTCCTTTTCATCCATGCTGCTTTGATCCTTAAACCAGAAGTGTGGTTGGACAAGGAAACCAATAATGCATACATCAAAAGTGCAAGTTTTGCAAATTCACTTTGCCTTTGACATTCTACAGAAATCTATGAACACAATTGCCTCCCCCCGCCACCAAAAACAAATAAgtatttgtcaaattaatggAAGACTTGGCCAATGCAGAAATCAGAAGTGAGCACCACTGTATGAAATTACAATGCTATTGATGACTTCCAATTATCAAGGAGTCTAATAGTCATGTTCATGCTCCCAGCTTCCAATTGTCGCAGATAGTGTTGAAAAGTTTTCACATTAACAATGAGATTGCCAGAATTGAGTGAGACAGCAAAGCAGGCATTAGCAAAGTCAACAAGAGCACCATTTTTCAAAGCGActcatttttgttgttttgctCAGCTAGCAGCAATTAAATGCTAACAGAATAGGAAAAGATAAAGATGAAGCAACCGAAATTACCAAATCAACGATACAATGATAACTAAGCTTCTGCAAATAGGAGCTCTGACTAAACCTTTTAGCAGATAAAGACTCACGATTCATCATGGGAAAACATATTAAGGGACATCTCTTTTAATGAATATTATCACAACATGTATTGAGGAAATGAACTTAGAGAAGGAATTCGTAGTCATCTTCATACTTACCGAATTGTTGCTTGACCTCAGGACTACTGAGAtcgaaatttttcaaagaatcCATCATCCTGCCATCCCACTCACTGCTTCCACCCATATTATTTCTGGAAAAAATGCATATGTATAGTATATACCATTGTGAAATCTCTTAATTATTATAGCACAAAAACTATGCTCATTGCGCTAAGTTCGGCTGCTTGTATAGATTATAAACAGATATGTCTCAAAAGcctaaaaatgaaatgatatgGACAAAAAGTAGCTCGGTTCTGATGAAGAAAGAATGCATAATTGCCACAAACTCAGATATTGCTATAGTGGTCATTGAGCTGACATGACTCATCAACAAAGTAACTGCAGCAATGCTTAACCAAATGGAATGAGTAATGCAATTGCAAGATGCCAGTAAACATCTCTACCTAAAAAGATGCCAGAGCCAGTGAAACATACAAACAGAAAGTACTTCTTATACTGCCCATCAGCAAAGAAAATAGTAGCCTgtgcagaaatagaaaaactatAGGAGTATCTTATAATGCAGTTCTTAACAAGTCAAATATGTTCTATTTTGAATTTGACAACAATATTTGAGTTCTCTACCAGCAATAAAAGGCGTTTATGAATAACAGCCATCTGAAAGTTCACAGGAAGTACAGCATTATAGAGTCAAATGGACCACCAAGTTACACAAACTGCAGCATTgattcaaataaacaaaaatatttcacCAATGACACTTAATCATCCTTCCCTCAAAGTGAACAATAACTGGCTAAAACATATGGATGAGAAGACAAAGGGAGGAACTTACAGCATTTCTTCCAACTGTTGAC is a genomic window containing:
- the LOC115730530 gene encoding uncharacterized protein LOC115730530, which codes for MEKEDNGQRSDLKASEPDFLLQWGNRKRLRCVRGKESGVSHKFSGGIRRKITSRVDRCFIAAVDTENSHLQAHRFTRNSDGTTNRSTLNENPKLASPEKEDRYYSTRGSAGVDDNGKVPVDVNGNIVERELVWPKLYIALSSKEKEEDFLAMKGCKPPQRPKKRAKIIQRTLLLVSPGAWLTEMSQERYEVREKKNLKKRPRGLKAMGNVESDSE